From Banduia mediterranea, the proteins below share one genomic window:
- a CDS encoding SDR family NAD(P)-dependent oxidoreductase has protein sequence MITGGGSNIGRAIVLAFAREGANITIGDIDEGQANKVAELARTRGASDVQAIKADTTQIDQVDAMMEAAASRYGGIDVLVNNVGWDQLMFFTQTTPEFWDKIIRINFVSVLNCTSAALKRMIPAQKGSIVSISSDASRQGEPREAVYGGMKAAVNSLMKTVAKENGRYGVRCNCICPGVTIPETDDEVGSASMWSKPLFTPDQLEKVAAALPLKKVGRPADIANAVLFLSSSAAAGHITGQVLSVSGGYSMIG, from the coding sequence GTGATCACCGGCGGCGGCTCCAACATAGGCCGGGCCATAGTCCTGGCTTTTGCCCGGGAAGGTGCAAACATCACCATCGGCGACATCGACGAAGGCCAGGCAAACAAGGTGGCGGAACTCGCGCGCACGCGCGGCGCCTCGGATGTCCAGGCGATCAAGGCCGACACGACGCAGATCGATCAGGTCGATGCCATGATGGAAGCCGCCGCGTCCCGCTACGGCGGGATCGATGTGCTCGTCAACAACGTCGGCTGGGATCAGCTGATGTTCTTCACGCAGACCACGCCGGAGTTCTGGGACAAGATCATCCGCATCAACTTCGTCAGCGTACTCAACTGCACCAGTGCTGCACTCAAAAGGATGATCCCCGCGCAGAAGGGGAGCATCGTTTCGATCAGCTCCGACGCCAGCCGCCAGGGCGAGCCACGCGAGGCCGTGTATGGCGGCATGAAAGCGGCGGTCAACAGCCTCATGAAGACGGTTGCCAAGGAGAACGGGCGCTATGGCGTCCGCTGCAATTGCATCTGCCCAGGCGTGACGATTCCTGAAACCGACGACGAGGTCGGCAGCGCCAGCATGTGGTCCAAGCCCCTGTTCACACCCGATCAGCTCGAGAAAGTGGCGGCGGCGCTGCCGCTCAAGAAGGTCGGACGTCCCGCAGACATCGCCAACGCGGTGCTGTTTCTGTCCTCGTCGGCGGCCGCCGGCCATATCACCGGACAGGTCCTGTCGGTGTCCGGCGGCTACAGCATGATCGGCTGA
- a CDS encoding MaoC family dehydratase, with product MSAGQTRTDVGTAQGCYHEARAWVGRSTGPRPLEAPPDESRCKYFAALCEDGNPAYWDTEWASHTFGAALAPSGMLMSLLMPLPWKPGGRGDPPSMALDVPLPGRTFINVETDCELLRSVHQGERLSVRETVVEISPEKSTRLGRGHFVTTRAELLDAGQQCVATITNVLYRFDAFGAEP from the coding sequence ATGAGCGCCGGGCAGACGCGAACCGATGTGGGCACGGCGCAAGGCTGCTACCACGAGGCGCGCGCGTGGGTCGGGCGCAGCACCGGGCCTCGCCCGCTGGAGGCTCCGCCGGACGAATCGCGCTGCAAATACTTCGCCGCCTTGTGCGAGGACGGCAATCCGGCCTACTGGGACACCGAGTGGGCCAGCCACACATTCGGCGCAGCCCTCGCACCCAGCGGCATGCTGATGAGCCTGCTGATGCCGCTGCCGTGGAAGCCGGGCGGCCGGGGTGATCCACCTTCGATGGCATTGGATGTGCCGCTGCCGGGCCGGACTTTCATCAACGTCGAGACCGACTGCGAGCTGCTGCGGTCGGTGCACCAGGGCGAGCGTCTGAGTGTCCGCGAGACGGTCGTCGAGATCTCCCCCGAAAAAAGTACGCGCCTCGGGCGCGGCCACTTCGTTACGACGCGAGCGGAACTGCTGGATGCCGGGCAGCAATGCGTCGCCACGATCACCAACGTGCTGTACCGCTTCGATGCCTTCGGGGCGGAACCATGA
- a CDS encoding acyl-CoA dehydrogenase family protein, producing MNTSPAPTQERLETRIRQVQEATRGISEQYPRSYIRQCIDQDRFPEEMWKALGEYGLLGLSVPEHFGGSGGGVVEIVALAEALALGGVPTLFLVVTGLGRVPIVRHGTPEQIKKFVTPTCDGSVKLCFAITEPNAGTNSFNMNSLATRDGDDWVLNGQKVFISGARDADIMLVIARTQKPSEVKHRTDGMSLFVVDMKTPGITLQQLNIQVETAERQYMVFFDNVRLPADALIGEAGKGAKLMFEGLNSERLLAAAAALGIGDYALGKAVAYAQDRKPFGKPIGSYQALQHRMALAKAELEAARLMTYSAAERFDAGEDAGAHANMAKLLASRAAVAAVEAAIQTHGGYAFDRDYDVVTLWPMVRLMEIAPINNEMLMNYIGEHVLGLPKSY from the coding sequence ATGAACACTTCACCCGCACCTACTCAAGAACGCCTCGAGACCCGCATCCGGCAGGTCCAGGAAGCCACCCGCGGCATTTCCGAGCAGTACCCCCGCTCTTATATTCGCCAGTGCATCGACCAAGACCGCTTTCCGGAGGAGATGTGGAAGGCCTTGGGCGAGTACGGCCTGCTCGGCCTGTCAGTCCCTGAGCACTTCGGTGGCTCCGGGGGCGGCGTCGTGGAAATCGTTGCGCTGGCCGAAGCACTCGCCCTGGGCGGCGTGCCGACGCTGTTCCTGGTCGTCACCGGCCTCGGCCGCGTGCCCATCGTGCGCCACGGGACGCCGGAACAGATCAAGAAGTTCGTCACGCCCACCTGCGACGGCTCGGTCAAGCTGTGTTTCGCGATCACCGAACCCAATGCCGGCACCAACAGCTTCAACATGAACTCGCTTGCCACCCGTGACGGCGACGACTGGGTGCTCAACGGGCAGAAGGTCTTCATCTCGGGCGCGCGCGACGCGGACATCATGCTGGTGATCGCCCGCACGCAGAAGCCGAGCGAAGTCAAGCACCGCACAGACGGCATGTCGCTGTTCGTGGTGGACATGAAGACCCCGGGCATCACACTTCAGCAGCTCAACATTCAGGTCGAGACCGCCGAGCGCCAGTACATGGTGTTCTTCGACAACGTGCGACTGCCGGCCGACGCACTGATCGGCGAGGCCGGCAAGGGCGCCAAGCTCATGTTCGAGGGACTGAACTCCGAACGCCTGCTGGCCGCCGCGGCGGCACTGGGTATCGGCGACTATGCCCTCGGTAAAGCCGTCGCCTACGCGCAGGATCGCAAGCCCTTCGGCAAGCCCATCGGCAGCTACCAGGCCCTGCAGCACCGCATGGCGCTGGCCAAGGCCGAACTGGAGGCGGCGCGGCTGATGACCTATTCCGCTGCCGAGCGTTTCGACGCCGGCGAGGACGCCGGCGCGCATGCCAACATGGCCAAGCTGCTGGCCTCGCGCGCCGCCGTCGCGGCGGTCGAGGCGGCGATCCAGACCCACGGCGGCTACGCCTTCGACCGCGACTACGACGTGGTCACGCTCTGGCCCATGGTGCGGCTGATGGAGATTGCGCCCATCAACAACGAGATGCTGATGAACTACATCGGCGAGCATGTGCTTGGGCTGCCGAAGAGCTACTGA
- a CDS encoding enoyl-CoA hydratase/isomerase family protein, with protein MAEQEELFYKVEGGIATLTLNRPERRNALSPALTHRLADAWKRIDADPEVRVAIVTGTSCGTFCAGMDLREGARLKAETGKDVLEFFADLRNDGLRQVRKPLIAAINGHFPAGGMMLALNCDLRVGLAGTRGGITEVKVGRGSPWAVPLLWMMPQALLMETVLTGEMIPAERLYEVGFLNYLEPTDEAVQARALELARKIADAAPLSVVAGKKVLKDATTLGCEPGLQQAWTYYHEHVYASEDAIEGPKAFAEKRKPVWKGR; from the coding sequence ATGGCTGAGCAGGAGGAGCTTTTCTACAAGGTCGAGGGCGGCATCGCCACCCTCACCCTTAATCGCCCCGAGCGACGTAACGCACTTTCGCCGGCGCTGACGCATCGACTCGCAGACGCCTGGAAACGCATCGACGCGGACCCCGAGGTGCGCGTGGCCATCGTCACCGGCACGAGCTGCGGCACCTTCTGCGCGGGCATGGACCTGCGCGAAGGCGCGCGGCTCAAGGCCGAAACCGGCAAGGATGTCCTCGAGTTCTTTGCCGATCTGCGCAACGACGGCCTACGCCAGGTTCGCAAGCCGCTGATCGCGGCGATCAACGGCCATTTTCCGGCCGGCGGCATGATGCTGGCGCTCAACTGCGACTTGCGCGTCGGCCTGGCCGGCACCCGCGGCGGCATCACCGAGGTGAAGGTCGGGCGCGGCTCGCCCTGGGCTGTGCCGCTGCTGTGGATGATGCCGCAGGCCCTGCTGATGGAAACCGTGCTCACCGGTGAGATGATTCCCGCCGAGCGCCTCTACGAGGTCGGCTTCCTCAACTACCTCGAACCAACCGACGAGGCGGTGCAGGCGCGCGCGCTGGAGCTGGCGCGCAAGATCGCCGACGCCGCACCGCTGTCGGTGGTGGCCGGCAAGAAAGTGCTCAAGGATGCCACCACGCTGGGCTGCGAGCCGGGCCTGCAGCAGGCCTGGACGTACTACCACGAGCACGTCTATGCGAGTGAGGATGCGATCGAGGGCCCCAAGGCCTTCGCCGAGAAGCGCAAGCCGGTCTGGAAAGGCCGCTGA
- a CDS encoding SDR family oxidoreductase — MSTPSSAADVAQPPRFGFTDDELAMLPTVYAPGLFAGQRVLVSGAGSGIGRAIAFLYARLGARLLICGRKAEALEATAAWLRRLGSPEVLVQPASIRDPEAVSALMDLVWQRFGGLDVLVNNAGGQFPKPALELSRNGFNAVVDTNLNGTWNMMQAAAHRWVGSGTPGCVVNVVIVLDRGNPGIAHSAAARGGVVALSRTLALEWAPHRIRINCVAPGTIESNGFNNYRPEDAARFRYSNPMLRNGDVQDIAEGVVYLSAPSGKFITGEVLRIDGGGTLWGEAWTAGKPDYFKVPE; from the coding sequence ATGAGCACGCCATCCTCCGCGGCCGACGTGGCGCAGCCGCCGCGCTTCGGATTCACCGACGATGAACTGGCCATGCTGCCGACCGTGTACGCGCCCGGGCTGTTCGCCGGGCAGCGCGTGCTGGTTTCCGGTGCCGGCAGCGGCATCGGCAGGGCCATCGCCTTCCTGTACGCGCGGCTCGGCGCACGGCTGCTCATCTGCGGCCGCAAAGCCGAGGCGCTGGAGGCGACCGCAGCCTGGCTGCGCCGGCTCGGCAGCCCGGAGGTGCTGGTGCAGCCAGCCAGCATCCGCGACCCGGAGGCCGTGTCCGCGCTGATGGACCTGGTCTGGCAGCGCTTCGGCGGCCTGGACGTGCTGGTCAACAATGCCGGCGGCCAGTTCCCCAAGCCCGCCCTGGAGCTGAGCCGCAACGGCTTCAACGCGGTGGTCGACACCAATCTCAACGGCACCTGGAACATGATGCAGGCGGCCGCCCACCGCTGGGTCGGATCCGGGACGCCGGGCTGCGTGGTGAACGTCGTCATCGTGCTCGATCGCGGCAATCCCGGCATCGCGCACAGCGCCGCGGCGCGCGGCGGCGTGGTCGCGCTCAGCCGCACGCTGGCCCTGGAATGGGCGCCGCACCGCATCCGCATCAACTGCGTCGCGCCGGGCACCATCGAGAGCAATGGCTTCAACAACTACCGGCCGGAAGACGCCGCGCGCTTCCGCTATTCCAACCCTATGCTGCGCAACGGCGACGTGCAGGACATCGCCGAGGGCGTGGTCTACCTCTCCGCGCCGTCGGGCAAGTTCATCACCGGCGAGGTGCTGCGCATCGACGGCGGCGGCACGCTCTGGGGCGAAGCCTGGACCGCCGGCAAGCCCGACTACTTCAAGGTGCCCGAATGA
- a CDS encoding MaoC family dehydratase — MNDSSPTDIPVIRFTSHRRTITETDIVNFVNVAALHEPFFIDMEYIRDNLAEGHRSRFAPGPMIISLGMGLVSTLIKDVIDRALEGQDAGAFGGMTGVSARLGAALFPNDTIHVEAQAQCRPKTRRGYTLLDIRHRVINQRGEQVADFTETVCFLPRQPLA; from the coding sequence ATGAACGATTCCAGTCCGACCGACATCCCCGTCATCCGCTTCACCAGCCACCGCCGCACGATTACCGAAACCGACATCGTCAACTTCGTCAACGTGGCCGCCCTGCATGAGCCGTTCTTCATCGACATGGAGTACATCCGCGACAATCTTGCCGAAGGCCACCGCAGCCGCTTCGCGCCTGGCCCGATGATCATTTCGCTGGGAATGGGCCTGGTGTCCACCCTCATCAAGGACGTGATCGACCGCGCGCTTGAAGGGCAGGATGCCGGCGCATTCGGCGGGATGACCGGCGTCAGCGCACGCCTGGGCGCCGCACTGTTCCCCAACGACACCATCCACGTCGAAGCTCAGGCGCAGTGCCGGCCCAAGACCCGCCGCGGCTATACCTTGCTGGACATCCGTCACCGCGTGATCAACCAGCGCGGCGAGCAAGTGGCGGACTTCACCGAAACTGTCTGCTTCCTGCCTCGGCAACCGCTCGCATGA
- a CDS encoding CaiB/BaiF CoA transferase family protein codes for MRTLEGIVVLDLSRLMAGPYAAMALAQYGARVIKIEALAGEEGRGFGPPFCGEVAALFMQTNRGKQSLALDFRKPAGREVLERLVARADVLIHSFRPDFAERAKLRYEDLAPLNPRLIHYTVTAYGSDSPYRLKPAVDSVVQGMAGGFYGAGEEDDPPIRNSLPVVDVASGMCGAMGVLAALLERSKSGTGQKVELALIDTMFNFLGSKIAEAALGGKVSREINPPIVAPSRHFAGADDRWFTVSVINDAAFERLCAVIDRPDWATAPQYRDNAARIRNRPLLLPALASIFRTRPAREWLEAFERADIPAGPVNTVPEMLADPALQARLAFQSGVDNLPMPEVPVYLSRGQHRAAELQRAPGLGEHSAEVLDFAGYSAERIQALAETGVIRLGGPPRLHDLPSSSPETENQ; via the coding sequence ATGAGGACACTGGAGGGCATCGTCGTCCTGGATCTGTCACGCCTCATGGCCGGCCCCTATGCGGCCATGGCCTTGGCGCAATACGGGGCGCGTGTGATCAAGATCGAGGCGCTTGCCGGAGAGGAAGGCCGCGGATTCGGCCCCCCGTTCTGCGGTGAAGTCGCCGCCTTGTTCATGCAGACCAATCGTGGCAAGCAATCGCTGGCGCTGGACTTCCGCAAGCCGGCCGGCCGCGAGGTACTCGAACGGCTGGTGGCCAGGGCCGACGTGCTCATCCACAGCTTCCGCCCCGACTTTGCCGAGCGCGCGAAGCTGCGCTACGAGGATCTGGCGCCACTCAATCCGCGCCTGATCCACTACACCGTGACCGCCTACGGCAGCGACAGCCCCTATCGACTCAAGCCGGCGGTTGACAGTGTCGTGCAGGGGATGGCTGGCGGGTTCTACGGGGCTGGCGAAGAGGACGACCCGCCCATCCGCAACAGCCTTCCAGTCGTCGATGTAGCCTCGGGCATGTGCGGCGCCATGGGTGTGCTCGCCGCGCTGCTTGAGCGCAGCAAAAGCGGGACAGGCCAGAAGGTGGAGCTGGCACTTATTGACACAATGTTCAATTTTCTCGGCAGCAAGATCGCTGAAGCTGCTTTAGGAGGCAAGGTCTCCCGGGAGATCAATCCGCCCATCGTGGCGCCCAGCCGGCATTTCGCAGGCGCCGACGACCGCTGGTTCACCGTGTCCGTGATCAACGATGCGGCCTTCGAACGACTGTGCGCGGTAATCGACCGGCCCGACTGGGCGACGGCCCCCCAGTACCGGGACAATGCCGCCCGCATCCGCAACCGCCCCCTGCTGCTGCCCGCACTTGCCTCGATCTTCCGCACCCGACCGGCGCGGGAGTGGCTCGAAGCCTTCGAGCGTGCCGATATTCCGGCCGGACCCGTTAACACGGTACCCGAGATGCTGGCCGATCCAGCGCTGCAGGCACGGCTGGCCTTCCAATCAGGGGTTGACAACCTACCGATGCCGGAAGTGCCGGTCTACCTGAGCCGTGGCCAGCACCGCGCTGCGGAGCTGCAGCGTGCGCCCGGCCTGGGTGAGCACAGCGCAGAGGTTCTGGACTTCGCCGGCTATTCAGCCGAGCGCATCCAGGCGCTGGCCGAAACTGGCGTCATCAGGCTGGGCGGCCCGCCGCGTCTGCATGACCTGCCTTCTTCATCCCCGGAGACCGAAAATCAATGA
- a CDS encoding acetyl-CoA acetyltransferase codes for MKLKDREAVIVGVADVPLRDGQVVEPLSVLQVQARAARDALRDAGLSMRDVDGLLCAGMWGVPGPGQLITPTMAEYFGIAPRFMDGTNIGGSAFESHVAHAAMAIEAGRCEIALITYGSTQRSEKSRNLGGRPAVLTMQYETPFGMPTPIGGYAMAAMRHMHEYGTTSEQLAEIAVATRKWAQRNPAATMRDPLTIEQVLSSPMICDPLHLLDACLVTDGGGAVVMTTAKHARALGRTAVYVRGYGECTTHWTIAAMPDLARLTAAEIAGREAFAMAGIGHDAIDVVQIYDSFTVTVLLTLEALGFCERGQGGAFVAKQRTAPDGAFPMNTSGGGLSCLHPGMFGIFLLIEAVRQLRGECGERQVTDARTALVHGTGGTLSSGATCILSRS; via the coding sequence ATGAAACTGAAAGATCGTGAAGCCGTCATCGTCGGCGTCGCCGATGTGCCCTTGCGCGACGGGCAGGTCGTCGAGCCGCTCTCCGTGCTCCAGGTGCAGGCACGCGCGGCGCGCGATGCCCTGCGCGACGCAGGCCTGTCGATGCGCGATGTCGACGGCCTGCTGTGCGCCGGCATGTGGGGCGTGCCCGGCCCCGGACAGCTGATCACGCCCACCATGGCCGAGTACTTCGGTATTGCCCCGCGTTTCATGGATGGCACAAACATTGGCGGATCGGCCTTCGAATCGCACGTCGCACACGCCGCCATGGCCATTGAGGCTGGTCGCTGCGAGATTGCGCTGATCACCTACGGCAGCACCCAAAGAAGCGAAAAAAGCCGCAACCTGGGCGGACGCCCCGCAGTTCTGACCATGCAATACGAGACGCCTTTCGGTATGCCTACCCCCATTGGCGGATATGCCATGGCGGCAATGCGACACATGCATGAATACGGCACGACGTCCGAGCAGTTGGCAGAGATCGCGGTCGCCACGCGCAAGTGGGCACAGCGCAACCCTGCCGCAACAATGCGCGACCCACTGACGATAGAACAGGTACTGTCGAGCCCGATGATCTGCGATCCCCTGCATCTGCTGGACGCCTGCCTGGTCACCGACGGAGGCGGTGCCGTCGTGATGACGACCGCCAAGCACGCTCGTGCGCTCGGTCGTACTGCGGTCTACGTCCGCGGCTACGGAGAATGCACCACGCACTGGACCATCGCCGCGATGCCGGACCTCGCGCGCCTGACTGCCGCAGAGATCGCCGGACGCGAGGCTTTCGCGATGGCGGGAATCGGCCATGACGCAATCGATGTGGTCCAGATCTACGACAGCTTCACCGTCACTGTGCTGCTGACGCTCGAAGCACTTGGGTTCTGTGAGCGCGGACAAGGCGGCGCGTTCGTCGCCAAGCAGCGCACCGCACCGGATGGCGCGTTTCCCATGAACACCAGCGGCGGCGGCCTGTCCTGCCTTCATCCCGGCATGTTCGGCATCTTCCTGCTGATTGAGGCCGTACGGCAGCTTCGGGGTGAGTGCGGCGAGCGCCAGGTGACGGACGCCCGCACGGCCCTGGTCCACGGCACCGGCGGCACACTGTCCAGCGGCGCCACCTGCATTCTCTCGCGGAGCTGA
- a CDS encoding Zn-ribbon domain-containing OB-fold protein, producing the protein MYDKPLPVIDPESAPYWTALRDGRLLLRHCRDCGRHHHYPRELCPHCGSDSLDWEAARGTGTIYSYTIARRPAGPAFKPDTPYVVAIIELDEGARLMSNLVTSDVEAVRIGQRVDLYTDAVTPEVTLPRFRIQGAGRHDAT; encoded by the coding sequence ATGTACGACAAGCCCCTGCCGGTCATCGACCCGGAAAGCGCCCCTTACTGGACGGCCCTGCGCGACGGCCGCCTGCTGCTCAGGCACTGCCGAGACTGTGGTCGCCATCACCACTATCCACGAGAACTCTGCCCACATTGCGGCTCTGACTCGCTGGACTGGGAGGCGGCGCGCGGAACCGGCACGATCTACAGCTACACCATCGCTCGCCGGCCGGCGGGTCCCGCATTCAAGCCCGACACTCCCTACGTCGTCGCCATCATTGAACTTGATGAAGGCGCACGTCTGATGAGCAATCTGGTGACCAGCGATGTCGAAGCGGTGCGCATCGGCCAGCGCGTCGACCTCTACACCGACGCGGTGACACCCGAGGTCACGCTGCCCCGGTTCCGCATTCAGGGCGCAGGCCGTCACGACGCGACATGA
- a CDS encoding OmpP1/FadL family transporter, whose amino-acid sequence MYAAPLSAANGISPLGTGAIQNGLAGAGTASAGDAFSVVRNPAAGAALTTQLAVSLDLALPNGRITAGASASDPGVFAFVPQTQRSVDGALPVPQFAYNRHLENGSAWGVSLSAAGLAAEAPHGSALFADSIPLLQAQCEGVLGGGAPLPGTSDRYGLCGNSVGTLQLQMYQLFLAAHYAHLFGRGLSLGVAPILSVQTLDARGFQALAKFSNNPQATSDNGDELSWGAGGRVGLLWQPTDHFGVGVAWQTRIRIRESEDYAGLLPGGSLDMPSSLHIGTILMPHPGHQLFVDVEHIRYEDSRPLSNPVEAQRLTDDCLLPRLIRIVTPGGQAPTASPACFGATTGPGLGWRNLTVYKVGYEYTHRRLSLRTGYAQSRRPMAADQALAAMVAPATSRRHLAVGLSWRSSARWRVDVMLQHALPERVEGRNPLSQIQPQLLPPAVEAGTEANDQPVLVELEVWQLGLSLSRTFGVVPAL is encoded by the coding sequence GTGTATGCCGCTCCCCTGAGTGCCGCCAACGGAATTTCGCCCCTAGGAACTGGCGCCATACAAAACGGTCTGGCCGGTGCCGGCACCGCAAGTGCGGGCGACGCCTTTTCCGTGGTGCGCAATCCGGCCGCCGGCGCAGCGCTGACGACGCAGCTCGCAGTCAGCCTGGATCTCGCGCTTCCGAACGGTCGGATCACGGCTGGTGCCTCGGCCTCTGATCCCGGCGTCTTCGCGTTCGTCCCGCAGACGCAACGCTCGGTCGACGGTGCTCTGCCGGTACCGCAGTTCGCGTATAACCGACACTTGGAGAACGGCTCGGCCTGGGGCGTCTCGCTGAGTGCCGCCGGGCTGGCGGCGGAGGCCCCCCACGGCAGCGCCCTGTTTGCCGACTCGATTCCATTGCTGCAGGCGCAGTGCGAAGGCGTGCTCGGCGGCGGCGCTCCACTCCCCGGCACAAGCGATCGCTACGGACTGTGCGGCAACAGTGTGGGTACCCTGCAACTGCAGATGTATCAGTTGTTCTTAGCAGCCCACTATGCGCACCTGTTCGGCCGCGGGCTGAGCCTGGGCGTTGCGCCAATACTGTCCGTGCAGACGCTTGACGCGAGGGGGTTTCAGGCGCTTGCAAAGTTCTCCAACAACCCTCAGGCCACCAGTGACAACGGCGATGAACTGTCCTGGGGTGCGGGCGGACGAGTGGGCCTGCTCTGGCAGCCCACGGACCACTTCGGCGTGGGCGTCGCCTGGCAAACCAGGATCCGGATTCGCGAGTCCGAGGACTACGCGGGCCTACTGCCGGGGGGATCTCTGGATATGCCGTCGAGCCTGCATATCGGGACCATCCTGATGCCGCATCCAGGACATCAGCTGTTCGTTGATGTCGAACACATCCGCTACGAGGACAGCCGCCCACTATCGAACCCCGTGGAGGCTCAACGCCTGACCGATGATTGCCTGCTGCCGCGACTGATCAGGATTGTGACGCCGGGTGGTCAGGCCCCCACAGCGTCGCCCGCTTGCTTCGGCGCCACAACCGGCCCCGGCCTGGGATGGCGCAATCTCACTGTCTACAAGGTCGGCTACGAGTACACCCATCGGCGACTGAGTCTGCGCACGGGCTATGCGCAGAGCCGGCGGCCGATGGCTGCCGATCAGGCGCTGGCGGCCATGGTGGCCCCGGCAACCAGCCGGCGTCATCTCGCCGTGGGGCTGTCCTGGAGAAGCTCTGCCCGATGGCGGGTCGACGTTATGCTGCAGCACGCGCTTCCCGAGCGTGTCGAAGGACGCAACCCGTTGAGCCAGATTCAGCCGCAGCTGTTGCCGCCAGCGGTCGAGGCCGGTACAGAGGCCAACGACCAGCCGGTGCTGGTCGAGCTGGAGGTCTGGCAGCTCGGCCTGAGCCTGAGCCGGACCTTCGGCGTGGTGCCGGCCCTATGA
- a CDS encoding CaiB/BaiF CoA transferase family protein: protein MTGGRNAWLPLSGLRVLDFSLLLPGPFATVTLADLGAEVIKIEPPAGDFARRMAGPMHAMANRNKRTLALDLKNPAVRPLIERLARWADVAVEGFRPGVAQRLGVDHATLSALNPRLVYCSISGYGQHGPARDTPGHDLNYLAASGALMFPGHWHGAPQRSGIPVADLAGASFAIIAILAALHERQCSGRGAHLDLALADAALAFATARHGLDAEGPSRAHLYPTNDIFETADGRSLALGLIEPHFWAGFVAASADLAPDFARPAWADEAGRLADGDALHRRLTEVLRLLSSAQWLARFARHDVPAQTVLSPAEAGRSPQAQARALVMERDGERHLPFPVWANGRRGGHLECTAAAVGAHGPEILTALGLSAAQIAALHAAGAVTLPPTNPHNRTEKTPE, encoded by the coding sequence ATGACTGGAGGTCGTAACGCCTGGCTGCCCCTGTCCGGCCTGCGCGTACTGGATTTCTCGCTGCTGCTGCCGGGGCCATTCGCGACGGTGACGCTGGCCGACCTGGGCGCCGAGGTGATCAAGATCGAACCGCCGGCGGGCGATTTCGCGCGGCGCATGGCCGGGCCGATGCATGCCATGGCCAACCGCAACAAGCGCACGCTGGCGCTGGATCTCAAGAACCCCGCAGTGCGCCCGCTGATCGAGCGCCTGGCGCGCTGGGCGGACGTGGCCGTCGAAGGCTTCCGACCCGGCGTTGCGCAGCGTCTGGGCGTGGATCACGCCACGCTCTCGGCACTCAACCCGCGACTGGTCTACTGTTCGATTTCCGGTTACGGGCAGCACGGCCCGGCGCGCGACACGCCCGGCCACGATCTGAACTATCTGGCCGCCTCGGGCGCGCTGATGTTTCCCGGCCACTGGCACGGCGCCCCGCAGCGGTCCGGCATCCCGGTAGCGGACCTCGCCGGCGCCAGCTTCGCCATCATCGCCATCCTGGCCGCGCTGCACGAGCGCCAGTGCAGCGGCCGCGGCGCCCATCTGGACCTGGCGCTGGCCGATGCCGCTCTCGCCTTCGCCACCGCCCGCCACGGCCTGGACGCCGAGGGCCCGTCGCGCGCGCACCTGTACCCCACCAACGACATCTTCGAAACCGCCGATGGCCGCAGCCTCGCGCTGGGGCTGATCGAGCCGCACTTCTGGGCCGGCTTCGTCGCCGCGAGCGCCGATCTCGCGCCCGACTTCGCGCGTCCGGCCTGGGCCGACGAAGCCGGCCGACTGGCCGACGGCGACGCCCTGCACCGCCGCCTCACCGAGGTCCTGCGCCTGCTGTCGTCCGCGCAGTGGCTGGCGCGCTTTGCGCGCCACGACGTGCCGGCGCAGACGGTACTCTCGCCTGCCGAGGCCGGGCGCAGCCCGCAGGCGCAGGCGCGGGCGCTGGTCATGGAGCGCGACGGCGAGCGGCACCTGCCGTTTCCGGTGTGGGCGAACGGCCGTCGCGGCGGCCATCTCGAATGCACCGCCGCCGCCGTCGGCGCCCACGGCCCGGAAATACTGACCGCGCTGGGCCTGTCCGCAGCACAGATTGCCGCGCTGCACGCCGCGGGCGCGGTGACACTGCCCCCGACCAACCCGCACAACCGCACAGAGAAGACCCCAGAATGA